TCCTCCATTTGTTTGCTAAGTCGGAATCCTTTTCCAATGTTGGGGCTGGAATCCCTTATTCTAAGCTTCAaaatttttcattcaattttCAGTCTTCTTTGCTACCTAATGGACCTCAATTCTCTTTTAAGCAAACTGCACCACTAGATGACCCACTAGTCTAAGTTACATCACCCAGAGGGACCTGCAACTTTATAAGAAAAGGAGAACATACATATTGCTTCTGTTtccattattttaataagtatgGTCCTGTACCAAACTCATTTCTTATAGCTTAGTTAGGCTTTTGGAactatttttttgtaaaatatgaaatcaaaaaattcagaatcaacaagaaaaagaaatccctTAGAATCCTGTCAAGTGATGATTGGTTTTTCAGCTTTTCTGCCATTTCTCTGATTGTGTATTCCAATTTTTATTCAACACTTGGTATATGGCATGCTTATGGAATATTCCATTTTGGTTAGGTATCAGGAAGTGTCCATTTATCAGTGAGCCAACTTCTCAGATTCTAGAAATGATGTCTCATTTCTTTTCCCCTTAATTTATGGTGTTGACTTCAAAATTTTGCTATCTTGTCTCACCAAGCACTGAGGAAAAGTAGGGTAACACAGGCATTGAAAGTAGAAGAGGAAATAaatctatattattaatatcttcTATCTTTTGCACCTGCAAAAGTTTTAGATGAGATTCCATACTTGCCAAGGAAGTGGATAAAATTTGCTAAAATATCAACGATTCTTAGTTGACCTTTTATAAGCTAGCAGGGTCTTACTAACAGAGGAAAAACTTACAGAATGTACACAAGTTGAAATTTTTGTGATTGTTGTATTCTCCTGTTGTGTTGCtgacataattaaatttgtggTGAAGACACTGTAGTGTTGGAATTTCATCAGTACACTCGTGGCTCAAGGTGGAGATATACGATGATCAACAGGAAAGAGCATAGAGAGGAAGGGAATGAGGCAGATGGATTCTATGGAGGAATCAGAAAGCTAAATAGCAAAGAAGAAATTTCCAGGTGGAAGCAGCTTTGGCCAACTGAAGTCTTGGAATAGACTTTTCCAGAGCTAAAGTTAAGTTCAATAATGTTACCATCTTATTCAACATGGAAGCCTACGTTTTCTTCCACGAAAAATCGATATTTCTCAGCTTACCCTTTAATCAAAGCAACCTGTAAAAGTTCAGAATAGGCTTCAGCTGCATGAATGCGGAGATCatgttcttctttcttttccttcttcttttcctgtttttctttcataatttttcagtGGCAGGATTTCATGTCCATTTCATGATATCCTGATTCATGTAAAATGTCTCCCATTGATGCAAATTTAATGTATAATGTTCATGgtacaatatatataaaatatatatgaaacaaATATTCCAGTTGACAGTCTCTTTAAAAATCCTGTAATCAGAGTCACATAATCTCCGCTGTATGTATCAATGaaaaaaatcttcaatatTTTACTGTCACATTTTTTCAACAAAGACTGCAAGCTCTGATGAAAAAATACAGTCACCCTCAAGATGCAAGGGTGCAATATGTATActgtatattaaaaaaaaaaaaaaaacccagtAACATGAAGGAATAGCTTTGTACAATCTCTACAAACAaacaataataagaaaaaaaaaagaagtcaTTCACATTGCATATTTTGCTCCATAACCCATGCACAAAAGTAGCTTTGGCCTGTATCTAACTATGGTCATCTTAGTCATTTGGGGTACTTGTTTCTCTTCATTGCACTGCACAACTTTCTTAGAAGATCTAAAGCTCAATTTCCTCAATATCTTCGGTCTTGAAAACTCCACATTTTGGTCTCTTTTTTGCTTGTGTTCATCGCTTGTTTTTCTCATTGTTGAGCCTCCAATTCCTCTAAGTGCAAAGCTAATGATCCTTTGCCACTTATTCTCTGCACTGCAGCTCCTTGCACCTAGTCCTGCATTCTCTTCTGACTCCACCATGGGCGATGAAACAGTGATTGTGGGGGGCTTGATGGGACCTTGGTACCCCATTTTCACCATCCTAGCCCTTCTTGCAAACAAAACTCCCTTCGGTTCAGCCAGCCTTATCGGGCTTTTCAGACCATCTTGCTCTTGCCCTATTTGCTTGTTTTGGCTTAGAATGAGAGGGTTCGAGTGTAGGCAATTCTGGTGCTCCCAACCCACCAAATCATCAGGCTGCCACTGGGTGCAAGCCCGTAAAGGCAACATGGACCAAGCTCGTCTATGATGGgcacttttcttttcttccttaacATTCTCCAGAGCCACCATGAAAGGGTCAAAGTCATCATTCCACAAACTCCTCCTAGGATATGGGATCTTAAATAGTGCCCCTCCTGGAATCCCTGGGGCAGGTGAAGTTGGGGTTGAGTTATACTTGCCAAATTTATTGTCACTGGAATTCGCGTACTGCAGACAAGGTGGTGGGTTAAGTGGCATAACCTTTCcatcagaaaataactcatCCGCAAATGCCATTGCGGGAAGTGACCCGTGACGTGCTTTACAATACTTTTTGGGATCTTCATGCTGTTGTTCTTCCTGGCTACTCTCTGAACCAGAATCATCCATAACGTTCACATTAAAACGGCGACTAGTCTCGAACTCAAAGTcgtcaaattcaaaatccgcATCTTCGTATGCATTTGGAGATGTCGTGCTAGTTGCTGTCGAAACCGGTCCGTGATCACCCCTACATGTATCGTCCCACGTCCCTCCAGTGGGACTAGCAGGCATACTATAGAAAGACATGCTGTTATCATTATTACTACTACCACTAACGTTTTGGTGTGAAAATTTACTTGGACTTGTGGGTGCACTTGCATAGAAAGAAGGCTTAATGGAGATTTGAGATGCCATTGGAAAGAAACCAAAATGatctttttttaatcaacAAGAAGGAATTATGTTCTTGAAGATA
The Ricinus communis isolate WT05 ecotype wild-type chromosome 1, ASM1957865v1, whole genome shotgun sequence DNA segment above includes these coding regions:
- the LOC8273003 gene encoding uncharacterized protein LOC8273003 produces the protein MASQISIKPSFYASAPTSPSKFSHQNVSGSSNNDNSMSFYSMPASPTGGTWDDTCRGDHGPVSTATSTTSPNAYEDADFEFDDFEFETSRRFNVNVMDDSGSESSQEEQQHEDPKKYCKARHGSLPAMAFADELFSDGKVMPLNPPPCLQYANSSDNKFGKYNSTPTSPAPGIPGGALFKIPYPRRSLWNDDFDPFMVALENVKEEKKSAHHRRAWSMLPLRACTQWQPDDLVGWEHQNCLHSNPLILSQNKQIGQEQDGLKSPIRLAEPKGVLFARRARMVKMGYQGPIKPPTITVSSPMVESEENAGLGARSCSAENKWQRIISFALRGIGGSTMRKTSDEHKQKRDQNVEFSRPKILRKLSFRSSKKVVQCNEEKQVPQMTKMTIVRYRPKLLLCMGYGAKYAM